A single genomic interval of Lentimicrobium saccharophilum harbors:
- a CDS encoding OmpH family outer membrane protein: MKNVLKIFIVLAIVISAMQVSAQKTQKLGHINFAQLYEMMPGQDSIRAAFTAYQEQLSGQFQAMQTEYETKLNDYQTNQATMSNIIKQTKEKEIVDLQRRIQEFQQTAQEDLQAKETELTTPIIEKARNAVKDVAKENGYSFILNSTEGLVLYTEPADDIMPLVKKKLGLK, from the coding sequence ATTGTGCTGGCTATAGTGATTTCAGCAATGCAGGTAAGTGCACAAAAAACCCAGAAATTAGGTCATATTAATTTCGCCCAGCTATATGAAATGATGCCCGGGCAGGACTCTATCCGCGCAGCTTTCACAGCGTATCAGGAACAACTCTCGGGTCAGTTTCAGGCGATGCAGACTGAGTATGAAACCAAGCTGAACGATTACCAGACCAACCAGGCTACCATGTCGAACATCATCAAACAGACAAAAGAAAAAGAGATTGTCGACCTGCAGCGCCGCATTCAGGAGTTCCAGCAAACAGCACAGGAAGATCTTCAGGCCAAAGAAACCGAGCTGACTACACCCATTATCGAAAAGGCAAGAAACGCCGTTAAGGATGTTGCCAAAGAAAACGGATACAGCTTTATTCTTAACTCTACCGAAGGACTGGTACTTTATACCGAACCGGCCGATGACATCATGCCGCTGGTAAAGAAAAAACTCGGCCTCAAATAA
- a CDS encoding cold-shock protein — MSKGTVKFFNDQKGFGFIKDNDSDNEYFVHVSGLIDEVRENDEVTFDLKEGRKGLNAVNVKVI, encoded by the coding sequence ATGAGTAAAGGAACAGTAAAATTCTTCAACGATCAGAAGGGATTCGGATTCATTAAAGACAACGATTCAGACAATGAGTATTTTGTACACGTGTCTGGCCTTATTGACGAAGTAAGGGAAAACGACGAAGTAACTTTCGATCTTAAAGAAGGAAGAAAAGGATTAAATGCAGTGAATGTTAAAGTGATTTAA
- a CDS encoding hydrolase has product MTNQPYEPECCPRFEPAPWENQVIEWDKKRFIKGRVCTFMFMPLNFGGAMRKMNALVGKAGADIPDWLCLSDHTSKWNMDLYLAVDKEIPGAENTRLSGKYFSRVYEGPFRDTGKWTEDFKAAAKERGVEIKKWYMWYTTCPKCAKKYGKNYVVIICEII; this is encoded by the coding sequence ATGACAAATCAACCTTATGAACCGGAATGCTGCCCCCGGTTCGAACCGGCACCCTGGGAAAACCAGGTAATTGAATGGGACAAAAAGAGATTCATCAAAGGCAGGGTTTGTACCTTTATGTTTATGCCCCTGAATTTTGGCGGGGCGATGCGGAAGATGAATGCCCTTGTCGGAAAAGCCGGGGCCGATATTCCTGACTGGCTCTGTCTTTCCGATCATACTTCAAAATGGAATATGGACCTTTACCTTGCCGTGGACAAGGAAATTCCGGGTGCTGAGAATACCCGCCTGAGCGGAAAGTACTTCAGCAGGGTGTATGAAGGTCCGTTCAGGGATACCGGCAAATGGACGGAAGATTTTAAGGCCGCGGCAAAAGAAAGGGGTGTCGAAATTAAAAAATGGTATATGTGGTACACCACCTGCCCGAAATGCGCAAAGAAATACGGGAAAAATTATGTGGTGATTATCTGCGAAATCATCTAA
- a CDS encoding PKD domain-containing protein, giving the protein MWKRRFHSLLLFFLLCPVMLNAQLQGDYTVGGENPDFFDISHAVSILQYQGINGPVRFLVRPGNYGGFTVFTFMNATNQDTVTIQAENEIASSVIIEGRITLNGTNRLKLHKLTLADQVNASYAKLSLINTSNCMISHCEITNPSGGNYGTDEAMIKISAPWEGTLLKLTFSHCLIHSPEKTIYHTGRKSNLYFNNCSIYGQISSLTISYINIIFNQCNLTFNQDDLLDVITAMNGCVISTVNVPYALFIDGELTGNTFNCNVDCDSWLIHNNIFNENFVSSQVTIPVRIFGNTFKKEFQTIFTHSAHLAGNNFFGSCRINADNYRIWNNFFYSSVLFTHGGGHWIAHNNFHRNSTLDLLYADATIYNNNLGKLYILYPSYDQLYNNNFVCGNPDSVNFAGKNPSFYDPAYIDESNDLHATNPALIRKASGLFPLYNLDIDSTERQDIPSIGANEICLDLITDTVRISCADSLCLDLCMEEFEQYFWTPAGLFPSGGSRPVVYPGGDVMVYLNHTDSGIVDSLYIAMTDSLPAARLTFSVNQFEVQFTNRSGCASQFLWEFGDGATSADENPVHTYPHSGTFQGSLTAWNEYGADTRDFTVNIVIQSTGELLHEKIRLYPNPANDLLYIDTEENLLPLHLEIINSQGMILRTEILKGKETCLKLSGLNSGVYVARMSSAGNQYNFRFFVIK; this is encoded by the coding sequence ATGTGGAAGCGCCGATTCCATTCACTGCTGTTATTCTTTCTATTATGTCCGGTCATGCTGAATGCACAGCTGCAGGGAGATTACACGGTTGGCGGGGAAAATCCCGACTTCTTTGATATCAGCCACGCCGTCTCTATCCTTCAGTATCAGGGAATAAACGGTCCGGTAAGGTTCCTTGTAAGGCCTGGCAACTATGGTGGATTTACGGTATTTACCTTTATGAATGCAACTAACCAGGATACGGTTACCATTCAGGCTGAAAACGAAATTGCCTCATCTGTCATCATTGAAGGACGAATTACTCTAAACGGAACGAACCGTTTGAAACTGCACAAACTCACCCTGGCTGATCAGGTTAATGCTTCCTATGCAAAACTATCGCTTATCAATACCAGCAATTGTATGATAAGCCATTGCGAGATTACCAATCCTTCAGGGGGTAACTACGGTACAGATGAGGCAATGATTAAAATTTCCGCCCCCTGGGAAGGTACATTGTTAAAATTGACATTCAGTCATTGCCTGATACATTCTCCGGAAAAAACCATATACCATACAGGCCGGAAATCCAATCTGTATTTCAACAATTGCAGCATCTATGGCCAGATCAGTTCCCTGACCATTTCCTATATCAATATAATCTTCAACCAATGCAATCTTACATTCAATCAGGATGATTTACTGGACGTCATTACAGCAATGAACGGCTGTGTGATAAGCACCGTAAATGTTCCTTATGCCTTGTTTATAGATGGTGAGCTTACAGGCAACACTTTCAACTGCAATGTTGATTGTGATTCATGGCTTATCCATAACAATATATTTAATGAGAATTTCGTAAGCTCTCAGGTCACCATCCCTGTGCGGATTTTTGGAAACACATTTAAGAAAGAATTTCAAACTATTTTTACTCATTCCGCCCATCTGGCCGGAAACAACTTCTTCGGGTCCTGCAGAATCAATGCAGACAATTACAGAATATGGAATAACTTCTTCTATTCAAGCGTGCTGTTTACCCACGGGGGCGGCCACTGGATCGCCCACAACAATTTTCACAGGAATTCCACCCTTGACCTTTTGTATGCGGATGCAACCATATACAATAATAATCTCGGTAAACTCTATATCCTTTACCCCTCCTATGACCAGCTCTATAACAACAACTTTGTATGCGGAAACCCTGACTCAGTCAATTTTGCGGGCAAAAATCCCAGCTTCTATGATCCGGCCTATATTGACGAATCAAACGATCTTCATGCAACAAACCCGGCTCTTATCAGGAAGGCCTCCGGATTATTTCCTCTTTACAACTTAGATATTGACAGCACTGAACGACAGGACATCCCGAGCATAGGCGCCAACGAAATCTGCCTCGACCTGATAACCGATACCGTAAGAATAAGCTGCGCAGATTCCCTCTGCCTCGACCTTTGTATGGAGGAATTTGAGCAGTACTTCTGGACACCCGCCGGCCTGTTTCCTTCCGGCGGCAGCAGACCGGTTGTTTATCCCGGTGGCGATGTGATGGTTTACCTTAACCACACTGACAGCGGGATTGTTGATTCCCTGTACATCGCCATGACCGATTCATTGCCGGCGGCCCGGCTGACTTTTTCCGTGAATCAATTTGAGGTTCAGTTTACCAACCGCTCAGGCTGCGCATCGCAGTTTTTGTGGGAATTCGGAGATGGCGCCACCTCCGCCGATGAGAACCCCGTCCATACTTACCCCCATTCAGGAACGTTTCAGGGATCACTTACCGCCTGGAATGAATACGGTGCCGACACCAGGGATTTCACCGTTAATATTGTGATCCAGTCAACCGGCGAACTCCTGCATGAAAAGATCAGGCTATATCCGAATCCGGCAAACGACCTCCTGTATATTGACACAGAGGAAAACCTGCTTCCATTACATCTTGAAATAATCAACAGTCAAGGGATGATTCTCAGAACGGAAATCCTGAAAGGAAAAGAAACCTGTCTGAAATTATCCGGTCTCAATTCAGGGGTTTATGTGGCAAGGATGTCTTCAGCGGGCAATCAATACAACTTCAGGTTTTTTGTTATAAAATAA
- a CDS encoding PKD domain-containing protein, with protein MQAIRFICLFTTLFLLTGTSDAQLSGNYTVGGTEPDFSSIQSAADHLSMYGASGPVTFLIRPGTYSGFTIDGYTGSGSQDTVCFTAENGITSSVVITSTVTLRDCPRIKLHRLTIAHEPPVWGSTLHLHNTSQCLISYCNISNPSASGYTYDDYLIRINASFSGAMKTLTFDSCHIFCPEKTMYSRGSKLKLYINRCNIEGKLNLDDYIRTIYNYNTITLNDDNMDFSLQTFTGNHFYLADTMYYMFLNGTCYQNHFHCKVRATATFHNNIFDMEAEVSRINSSFSGNECRKNVRFTFCDNTFMTNNIFKGPVVMSFTDYLRLYNNHFYYNLDITHGPDQWVVHNNFHPRSTLTLMWVGGHVRNNNLGNLVIYQPDITTASNNNFTGGNPDEIYFKGSNPLFYDPGYIDEEDNLRSTNPALIRKATPLFTLYRYDIDSTERRDIPSIGANEICLDLISDTVRINCADSLCLDLCMEDFEDYYWTPSGLFPSGGSRPVVYPGGDVMVYLNHTDSGIVDSLYIAMTDSLPSARLTFTVNQFEVQFTNRSGCASQFLWEFGDGATSADENPVHTYPHSGAFQGSLTAWNEYGAATRDFTVNIVIQSTGEPLHEKIRLYPNPANDLLYIDTEENLLPLHLEIINSQGMILRTEILTGKETSLSLSGLNAGVYVARMSSAGYQFNRKFMVVK; from the coding sequence ATGCAAGCAATCCGGTTTATCTGTCTGTTTACAACCTTATTCCTGCTGACCGGAACGTCAGATGCCCAGCTGTCCGGCAATTACACGGTCGGGGGCACCGAACCCGACTTTTCCAGCATACAGTCGGCAGCAGACCACCTGAGTATGTACGGAGCGTCGGGACCTGTTACTTTCCTGATCAGGCCCGGCACTTACAGCGGATTTACCATTGACGGGTACACCGGTTCAGGCAGTCAGGATACCGTGTGCTTCACGGCTGAAAACGGGATTACTTCATCGGTTGTGATCACAAGCACTGTTACACTGCGAGACTGTCCTCGCATAAAACTTCACCGGCTGACCATAGCGCATGAACCACCGGTATGGGGCAGCACCCTGCACCTGCACAACACCAGCCAATGCCTGATCAGTTACTGCAATATTTCAAATCCGTCAGCCAGCGGATATACTTACGACGATTACCTGATAAGGATAAACGCATCCTTTTCAGGAGCCATGAAAACCCTGACATTTGACAGTTGCCACATTTTCTGCCCGGAAAAAACAATGTACTCCCGCGGTTCAAAACTTAAACTATACATTAACCGGTGCAACATTGAAGGGAAACTGAATCTGGACGATTATATCCGGACCATCTACAACTACAACACCATCACCCTGAACGATGATAACATGGATTTCAGCCTGCAAACCTTTACGGGTAATCATTTTTACCTTGCCGATACCATGTATTACATGTTTTTAAACGGAACCTGTTATCAGAATCATTTCCACTGTAAAGTCAGGGCGACAGCCACATTTCACAACAATATCTTTGATATGGAAGCTGAAGTCAGCCGGATAAATTCCTCTTTTTCTGGCAATGAGTGCCGGAAAAATGTCCGGTTTACTTTCTGCGATAATACCTTTATGACCAACAACATTTTCAAAGGACCGGTGGTGATGAGTTTCACCGATTACCTTCGTTTATACAACAATCATTTCTATTACAACCTGGATATTACCCACGGTCCCGATCAATGGGTGGTTCATAATAATTTTCATCCCCGGTCAACACTGACACTTATGTGGGTGGGTGGTCATGTCCGCAACAACAACCTCGGGAATCTGGTTATTTATCAACCGGACATTACTACCGCAAGCAATAACAACTTTACCGGAGGCAATCCGGATGAAATATACTTTAAGGGAAGCAATCCATTGTTTTACGACCCGGGTTACATCGACGAAGAGGACAATCTCCGGTCCACCAATCCGGCATTAATCAGGAAAGCAACGCCACTGTTCACCTTGTACCGGTATGATATCGACAGCACGGAAAGACGCGACATCCCGAGCATAGGCGCCAATGAGATCTGCCTCGACCTGATATCCGATACCGTAAGAATAAATTGCGCCGACTCCCTCTGCCTTGACCTTTGTATGGAGGATTTTGAAGATTATTACTGGACACCCTCCGGCCTGTTTCCTTCCGGCGGCAGCAGACCGGTTGTTTATCCCGGTGGCGATGTGATGGTTTACCTTAACCACACTGACAGCGGGATTGTTGATTCCCTGTACATCGCCATGACCGATTCATTGCCGTCGGCCCGGCTGACTTTTACCGTGAATCAGTTTGAGGTTCAGTTTACCAACCGCTCAGGCTGCGCATCGCAGTTTTTGTGGGAATTCGGAGATGGCGCCACCTCCGCCGATGAGAATCCCGTCCATACATACCCCCATTCAGGAGCGTTTCAGGGATCACTTACCGCCTGGAATGAATACGGTGCCGCTACCAGGGATTTCACCGTTAATATTGTGATTCAGTCAACCGGCGAACCCCTGCATGAAAAGATCAGGCTATATCCGAATCCGGCAAACGACCTTCTGTATATTGACACAGAGGAAAACCTGCTTCCATTACATCTTGAAATAATCAACAGTCAAGGGATGATTCTCAGAACGGAAATCCTGACAGGAAAAGAAACCTCTCTGTCATTATCCGGTCTCAATGCAGGGGTTTATGTGGCAAGGATGTCTTCAGCGGGCTATCAGTTCAACCGTAAGTTTATGGTCGTAAAATAA
- a CDS encoding acyl-CoA thioesterase, protein MEGKTTIITRLVMPGMLNDQGILFGGNLLKWMDEAAYIAAKRFVSMRLVTVSVEKVKFHRPLYQGDILELCCNVKRTGNVLLEVEVKVSCECSKAAEKMLAAKGIFKFAAVDECNRPVRIGTSADCLALPV, encoded by the coding sequence ATGGAAGGAAAAACTACCATTATTACCCGGCTTGTAATGCCGGGCATGCTGAATGATCAGGGAATCCTGTTTGGCGGCAACCTGCTTAAATGGATGGACGAAGCGGCTTATATTGCGGCTAAAAGGTTTGTCAGTATGCGTTTGGTTACGGTTTCGGTCGAAAAGGTAAAGTTTCACAGACCCCTGTATCAGGGGGATATTCTTGAATTATGTTGTAACGTGAAACGAACCGGCAATGTATTGTTGGAGGTTGAGGTGAAGGTCAGCTGTGAGTGCAGTAAGGCAGCAGAAAAAATGCTTGCCGCGAAAGGCATTTTTAAATTTGCTGCCGTGGATGAATGTAACCGGCCTGTCAGGATCGGCACTTCTGCGGATTGCCTTGCACTACCGGTTTAA
- a CDS encoding DUF134 domain-containing protein has translation MSPNLKRPRKILSPPPVKGFKPYGPDLDGKPAEPVMLLFEEYEALRLCDYDMLNHHHASQAMGVSRPTFTRIYASVRQKIARAFVEGRQITVEGGKVYFDSGWYHCSSCSCYFNNPEMQQAVTACPLCGSKAIGKAEGEPVSAFEVADTNDLCVCPACGLELLHQPGQPCGQQTCPSCHTRMRRKGTPGCRMP, from the coding sequence ATGTCTCCCAATCTGAAACGACCACGTAAAATACTCAGTCCACCCCCGGTAAAAGGATTTAAGCCCTACGGGCCCGACCTGGATGGTAAGCCGGCAGAACCGGTCATGCTACTTTTTGAGGAATATGAAGCTTTGAGGCTTTGTGATTATGATATGCTTAACCATCATCATGCGTCACAGGCTATGGGAGTCTCCAGGCCCACATTTACCCGTATTTACGCTTCAGTAAGGCAGAAAATTGCCCGGGCGTTTGTCGAAGGCCGGCAAATCACCGTGGAGGGAGGCAAGGTATATTTCGATTCGGGCTGGTATCATTGTTCATCCTGCAGTTGTTATTTCAACAATCCTGAAATGCAGCAGGCGGTAACGGCCTGTCCCCTCTGCGGCAGCAAGGCCATCGGCAAGGCGGAGGGCGAGCCGGTATCGGCGTTTGAAGTCGCTGATACAAATGATTTGTGCGTATGCCCGGCATGCGGACTGGAGCTCCTGCATCAGCCGGGACAGCCCTGCGGACAGCAAACCTGTCCTTCGTGCCATACGAGGATGAGACGTAAAGGAACACCCGGATGCAGAATGCCATAA
- a CDS encoding NifB/NifX family molybdenum-iron cluster-binding protein, translating to MKIAITSTGNSPESLLDHRFGRCAFFVVYDTESGATEFIPNPHKNAEDSAGPASVQMITSRKVNKIVSGEFGAKIKETLDSMKIQLIVLRKPGITIGRIIEMLNHANE from the coding sequence ATGAAAATAGCCATAACCTCAACCGGAAATTCGCCGGAATCATTGCTGGATCATCGATTCGGACGATGCGCCTTTTTCGTGGTTTACGACACGGAGAGCGGGGCCACCGAGTTTATACCCAATCCCCACAAAAATGCCGAGGATAGCGCCGGTCCGGCTTCCGTTCAAATGATCACCTCCCGTAAAGTAAACAAAATCGTTTCCGGGGAATTTGGCGCCAAAATAAAAGAAACACTCGACAGCATGAAGATACAGTTGATTGTCCTCAGGAAACCGGGGATTACCATTGGCCGCATTATTGAGATGCTGAATCACGCAAATGAATAA
- a CDS encoding DUF5320 domain-containing protein: MPGFDQTGPEGQGPMTGRRMGKCTNYGAGLKNRPVAENESDAENVPGRGPGRGRGMGRGKGRGRGAGNQNRFRGGN; this comes from the coding sequence ATGCCAGGATTTGATCAAACAGGTCCGGAAGGACAGGGTCCTATGACCGGACGCAGAATGGGTAAATGCACCAACTATGGTGCCGGCCTGAAAAACCGTCCTGTTGCAGAGAATGAATCTGACGCAGAGAATGTTCCGGGAAGAGGCCCGGGCAGGGGCCGTGGCATGGGTCGCGGCAAAGGCCGTGGCCGCGGGGCTGGAAATCAGAACCGTTTCAGGGGTGGCAACTAA
- a CDS encoding ferritin-like domain-containing protein, which yields MGTQAIKVSSVDNQQLLDMLNAALAEEWLAYYQYWIGARLLEGPMRSEVEPELLVHANEELNHAVMVADRIIQLGGTPVINPSDWTKLSRCSYEEPSDPYIEVILEQNLRGERCAIQRYQEIADFTRGKDYTTHQMAVSILNDEIEHENDIEDWMNDIRRMKEEFRKIRL from the coding sequence ATGGGAACACAAGCGATTAAAGTATCATCGGTTGACAATCAGCAACTGCTCGATATGCTGAATGCGGCGCTGGCCGAAGAATGGCTGGCCTATTACCAGTACTGGATAGGCGCCCGCCTGCTGGAAGGCCCGATGCGCTCGGAAGTGGAACCTGAATTGCTGGTACATGCAAATGAAGAGCTGAATCACGCGGTGATGGTGGCTGACCGTATTATCCAACTTGGCGGAACACCCGTAATCAACCCGTCTGACTGGACAAAACTCTCGCGCTGTTCATATGAAGAGCCTTCAGATCCGTACATTGAGGTTATCCTCGAACAAAATCTAAGGGGCGAACGCTGCGCCATTCAACGTTACCAGGAGATTGCGGACTTTACCAGGGGCAAGGACTATACCACCCACCAGATGGCCGTTTCAATTCTCAATGACGAAATCGAACATGAAAACGACATTGAAGACTGGATGAATGACATCCGGAGAATGAAAGAAGAATTCAGAAAAATCAGATTGTAA
- a CDS encoding peroxiredoxin produces the protein MENQNQEIIPMPRIGDKAPSFKAVTTQGEINFPADYSGSWVILFSHPADFTPVCTSEFMTFAHMEQKFNEANCKLVGLSVDGLYSHIAWLRTIKEKIEYRGMKDIEVKFPLIEDITMDVAKKYGMMMPGESNTKAVRAVFFVDPKGIIRAIIYYPLSLGRNFDELYRALVAMQAADAFSIATPADWRPGDEVIVPTAGSCGVAKERMENQKDIKCYDWFFCTKAISKEEVEKAVLKK, from the coding sequence ATGGAAAACCAGAATCAGGAAATCATTCCCATGCCCCGCATCGGCGACAAAGCGCCTTCATTCAAGGCCGTAACAACCCAGGGCGAAATCAACTTCCCCGCCGATTACAGCGGAAGTTGGGTCATACTTTTCAGCCATCCGGCCGACTTCACCCCGGTATGTACTTCGGAGTTTATGACTTTCGCCCATATGGAGCAAAAGTTCAACGAAGCCAACTGCAAACTGGTCGGCCTTTCGGTTGACGGACTTTACAGCCACATTGCATGGCTGAGAACCATCAAGGAGAAGATTGAATACAGGGGGATGAAGGACATTGAAGTAAAATTCCCGCTGATCGAGGATATCACCATGGATGTTGCAAAAAAATACGGCATGATGATGCCGGGAGAGAGCAACACCAAAGCCGTTCGTGCCGTATTCTTTGTGGATCCCAAGGGAATCATCCGCGCCATTATTTATTACCCGCTGAGCCTTGGACGTAATTTTGACGAGCTCTACCGCGCATTGGTTGCCATGCAGGCCGCCGACGCTTTCAGCATTGCTACCCCTGCCGACTGGCGTCCGGGCGATGAGGTCATTGTTCCTACCGCCGGTTCGTGCGGCGTGGCCAAAGAACGCATGGAAAACCAGAAAGACATTAAGTGTTACGACTGGTTCTTCTGCACCAAAGCCATCAGCAAGGAAGAAGTTGAAAAAGCAGTACTCAAAAAATAA
- a CDS encoding NifB/NifX family molybdenum-iron cluster-binding protein, which translates to MKKKIAIPMAGDKLSEHFGHCQYFAFVDVENNAITNISRMDPPEHQPGTFPRWVAAIGATDVIAGGMGPMAVNLFNEAGVNVFVGATADIPRNLVTRFLDGTLKLNANYCDHHGEHGHHDHGHHHH; encoded by the coding sequence ATGAAGAAAAAAATTGCTATTCCCATGGCCGGCGACAAACTGTCGGAACACTTCGGCCATTGCCAGTATTTCGCATTCGTGGATGTGGAAAACAATGCCATTACCAACATCAGCCGGATGGATCCGCCTGAGCATCAGCCCGGTACTTTTCCGCGCTGGGTAGCCGCCATCGGCGCTACCGATGTGATTGCCGGAGGCATGGGCCCCATGGCTGTCAATCTGTTTAACGAAGCCGGGGTTAATGTATTTGTGGGCGCCACGGCAGATATTCCCCGGAATCTGGTTACCCGTTTCCTGGATGGCACACTGAAACTGAATGCCAACTATTGCGACCATCACGGTGAACACGGACACCATGATCATGGACACCACCATCACTGA
- a CDS encoding damage-control phosphatase ARMT1 family protein, with protein MPTIATITVNTDTMIMDTTITDPAVFNDLRCKDCLLRSYHALFRKFNISEKVRNEFLNAFDEIAKTQHFGSTPEMQQKLNGVFRTLTGIADAFEAEKSESNRVAEMLYKIWQPRVTAAPDPFRMALRLAIAGNIMDYGAADSFDIHKTIESVMNASFAVDHSAKLKQELRRAASVLYLGDNAGEIVFDRLLVETMAHPNVSFAVRGGPALNDATMKEAEETGLHRLAKVMNSGFDAPSTILKKSSNEFRDTFRSADLIISKGQGNLEGLIDENDPRIFFLLMVKCDVMAEKLKVDKGSFIVLNQAK; from the coding sequence ATGCCAACTATTGCGACCATCACGGTGAACACGGACACCATGATCATGGACACCACCATCACTGATCCGGCGGTTTTCAATGACTTGCGATGTAAAGACTGCCTGTTGCGTTCGTACCATGCCCTGTTCAGAAAATTCAATATCAGCGAAAAGGTCCGGAATGAATTTCTGAATGCCTTCGATGAAATTGCGAAAACGCAGCACTTTGGATCAACGCCGGAAATGCAGCAGAAACTGAATGGTGTTTTCCGGACACTCACAGGCATTGCTGACGCTTTTGAAGCCGAAAAGTCAGAAAGCAACCGGGTGGCTGAAATGCTTTACAAAATCTGGCAGCCAAGGGTCACTGCAGCACCGGATCCGTTCCGCATGGCCCTCAGGCTTGCAATTGCCGGCAACATCATGGACTATGGCGCAGCAGACAGTTTTGACATTCATAAAACGATTGAAAGTGTTATGAATGCTTCATTTGCGGTTGATCACTCGGCAAAGCTGAAGCAGGAATTGCGGAGAGCAGCTTCGGTGCTTTACCTGGGCGATAATGCCGGGGAAATCGTCTTTGACCGGCTGCTGGTTGAAACCATGGCCCACCCCAACGTAAGCTTTGCGGTGCGCGGAGGACCGGCCCTGAATGACGCCACTATGAAGGAAGCAGAGGAAACCGGACTACACCGGCTGGCAAAAGTTATGAATAGCGGTTTTGACGCACCATCAACAATTCTGAAAAAATCAAGCAATGAATTCCGGGACACTTTCCGGTCAGCGGATCTGATTATCTCCAAGGGGCAGGGAAACCTGGAAGGATTGATTGATGAGAATGACCCCCGCATCTTTTTCCTGCTGATGGTCAAGTGTGATGTGATGGCTGAAAAACTAAAAGTTGACAAAGGGAGTTTTATTGTTCTAAACCAGGCAAAATAA
- a CDS encoding ZIP family metal transporter has translation MELIQVLIALFLGSIGSVALAGVMFFLSDEKLNKVSTYLMYLAGGTLLGAALLGMIPKALTLESPEIIFPSILGGILFFFVLEKIILWRSCRNKNCERHMNAAAPIILIGDAFHNAIDGVVIAASFLTSTEMGVFVTLSVILHEIPQELGDFGILIKSGFSRSKAFWFNVLSGASAMVFGVIAFFTLDKIQSLIPHALAFSAASFLYISLADLIPEMHRKTKLNDSLRQVILVSIGISVIYLIINTK, from the coding sequence ATGGAACTTATACAGGTTTTAATTGCACTGTTTCTGGGGAGCATCGGGAGCGTTGCCCTTGCCGGGGTTATGTTCTTTCTCAGCGATGAAAAGCTGAATAAAGTATCTACTTACTTAATGTACCTTGCCGGAGGAACACTTTTAGGTGCTGCCTTACTGGGAATGATTCCAAAAGCATTGACCCTGGAAAGCCCGGAAATAATTTTTCCGTCAATTCTTGGGGGAATATTGTTCTTTTTTGTACTTGAAAAAATAATCCTCTGGCGTAGTTGCAGAAATAAGAACTGCGAAAGGCATATGAATGCTGCAGCACCCATTATCCTGATCGGAGATGCTTTCCATAATGCAATTGATGGTGTAGTTATAGCAGCTTCGTTCCTTACTTCCACCGAAATGGGAGTATTTGTAACCTTATCAGTGATTTTGCATGAAATACCTCAGGAACTCGGAGACTTCGGCATTCTGATCAAAAGCGGATTCTCCAGAAGCAAGGCTTTCTGGTTTAATGTTTTAAGCGGAGCTTCAGCAATGGTATTCGGAGTTATAGCCTTTTTTACCCTGGATAAAATTCAGTCCCTGATTCCGCACGCACTCGCATTTTCAGCAGCAAGTTTCCTTTATATTTCGCTGGCCGATCTGATTCCCGAAATGCATCGTAAGACCAAACTCAACGACTCGCTCAGACAAGTTATACTTGTCAGCATTGGCATTTCCGTTATTTATCTCATTATCAACACAAAATAA